A single Fusarium oxysporum Fo47 chromosome IV, complete sequence DNA region contains:
- a CDS encoding uncharacterized protein (domain of unknown function-domain containing protein) — MSEYGSSKFLAGGLKIFAIFSMFTGTVDLITGHKLIIPESERAFLPTPTLAFVDNQLRFLGAIWSGYGMILWWASSNLQARKIPLSLLGTAMFLAGIGRLTSGLSLGWTPSWLKIAAAAELVVPPLIYLFGF, encoded by the coding sequence ATGTCCGAATACGGCTCTTCAAAGTTTCTCGCTGGCGGATTGAAGATCTTCGCCATATTCTCAATGTTCACCGGAACAGTCGATCTGATCACCGGCCATAAACTCATTATACCCGAATCAGAGCGAGCTTTCCTCCCAACCCCAACCCTGGCCTTCGTGGACAACCAGCTTCGATTCTTGGGAGCAATTTGGAGTGGATATGGAATGATACTCTGGTGGGCGAGTAGTAATCTCCAGGCGAGAAAGATTCCCCTTTCTTTGCTCGGAACTGCTATGTTCTTGGCTGGTATTGGTCGCTTGACTTCAGGGTTGAGTCTGGGCTGGACTCCATCGTGGCTCAagattgctgctgctgcggaGCTCGTCGTCCCTCCTTTGATCTACCTGTTTGGATTCTAA
- a CDS encoding major facilitator superfamily domain-containing protein produces the protein MTSKPDILHDKEIEEQRTVQDEIYIDPVAEKALLRKLDMWIVPPVMLLYLLSFLDRVNIGNARLYGMEEDLGLVGDQYQLAVSVLFVTYIASELPSNLVIKKFRPSRWIAFITTAWGIVATLTGIVQDFKGLVACRVILGALEGGLFPGLTIYLTMFYTKREYALRIGYLFVSAAIAGSLGGLLAYGIGHMDGVAGLRGWRWIIIIEGIPTFVLGIAVWFWLADDPDSAHYLTINERELIDARMRRQIGHTKSSDQMHKADVYAGLKDWKIWLFCIGQFGGDTILYGYSTFLPTIIRGLGDWNNAQVQALTIPCYAMGAITYLVVAWFSDRTQRRAVFTVILGLVCAIGYALLVSPAPSGVRYFGCFLAAMGLYVIVGLPLAWLPSNNPRYGKRTVATGLQLTIGNSAGIPAPFLYKTHEGPRFVKGHAVSMALVAMSSLIYMAFWAWFRRQNKRKVEGKEDHRIQGLTEEEAEELGEHNPRFHYTY, from the exons ATGACTTCAAAGCCGGATATCCTTCATgacaaggagattgaggagcaGCGCACTGTTCAAGATGAGATTTATATCGATCCAGTTGCTGAGAAGGCGCTTTTGCGAAAGCTTGATATGTGGATTGTTCCACCTGTGATGCTTCTCTACCTTCTCAGTTTTCTGGACCGTGTGAATATCGGTAATGCGCGACTCTATGGCATGGAAGAGGATCTGGGTTTGGTGGGCGATCAG TATCAACTTGCGGTTTCGGTTTTGTTCGTCACGTACATCGCTTCTGAGCTTCCATCGAACCTCGTCATCAAGAAATTCAGACCCTCGCGATGGATCGCCTTCATCACCACAGCCTGGGGTATCGTCGCCACACTCACTGGTATCGTACAAGACTTCAAGGGCCTGGTCGCATGCCGCGTTATTCTTGGCGCGCTTGAAGGCGGTCTCTTTCCTGGTCTTACGATTTACCTCACCATGTTCTATACCAAGCGCGAATACGCGCTTCGCATCGGTTATCTCTTCGTCAGTGCCGCCATTGCAGGTTCCCTCGGTGGGCTGCTCGCTTATGGTATCGGCCACATGGACGGCGTTGCGGGATTACGAGGCTGGCGATGGATTATTATCATCGAAGGAATTCCGACATTCGTCCTAGGAATTGCTGTTTGGTTCTGGCTTGCAGATGACCCCGATTCAGCTCATTACCTCACCATCAACGAACGCGAACTCATCGATGCACGAATGCGACGACAAATTGGTCACACCAAGTCTTCGGATCAGATGCACAAGGCCGATGTTTACGCTGGTCTCAAGGACTGGAAGATCTGGCTTTTCTGCATTGGTCAGTTTGGAGGAGATACTATTCTCTACGGATACAGCACCTTTTTGCCAACCATCATCCGTGGACTGGGAGACTGGAACAATGCTCAGGTCCAGGCCCTCACGATTCCTTGCTACGCTATGGGGGCGATTACCTACTTAGTTGTGGCATGGTTCTCTGATCGAACCCAACGACGAGCTGTTTTTACAGTcatccttggccttgtttgCGCAATCGGGTACGCTCTGCTCGTCAGCCCAGCTCCATCGGGAGTCCGCTACTTTGGTTGCTTCCTCGCCGCGATGGGACTATATGTCATCGTCGGTTTGCCTCTGGCTTGGCTTCCTAGCAACAACCCGCGTTATGGAAAGCGTACTGTCGCCACTGGTCTGCAGCTCACCATTGGTAACTCTGCCGGAATCCCAGCTCCATTT TTGTACAAAACTCACGAGGGTCCCCGATTCGTCAAGGGTCACGCCGTTTCTATGGCCTTGGTCGCCATGTCTTCATTGATCTATATGGCTTTCTGGGCTTGGTTCCGTCGCCAGAATAAGAGAAAGGTAGAGGGTAAGGAGGATCACAGGATTCAGGGACTgactgaggaggaagctgaGGAGCTTGGAGAGCACAACCCAAGATTTCACTACACCTACTAA